The following coding sequences are from one Bradyrhizobium sp. WSM471 window:
- the rpmA gene encoding 50S ribosomal protein L27, giving the protein MAHKKAGGSSRNGRDSKGKRLGIKAFGGEVVIPGNIIARQRGTTWHPGLNVGMGTDHTLFAKVEGRVTFQAKANGRTFISVLPLAEAAE; this is encoded by the coding sequence ATGGCTCACAAAAAAGCAGGCGGTTCATCGCGCAACGGTCGCGATTCCAAGGGCAAGCGCCTCGGTATCAAGGCGTTCGGCGGGGAAGTTGTGATTCCCGGCAACATCATTGCGCGTCAGCGCGGCACCACCTGGCATCCCGGCCTTAATGTCGGCATGGGCACGGACCACACCTTGTTCGCCAAGGTCGAGGGCCGCGTAACGTTCCAGGCCAAAGCCAACGGCCGCACCTTCATCTCGGTGCTCCCGCTCGCAGAGGCGGCTGAATAG
- a CDS encoding GNAT family N-acetyltransferase: protein MLQDFSSVTLQEARPSVVATERLTLRRPTLADVRTIALLANDRRVAENTRRLPHPYSQDDAIAFVRATAAPGSETVFLIEHDSGPIGMVGIDCSTPDNAELGYWLGVEHWGRGFATEAARGAIDFFFEEFEDDHLYSGARVTNPASRNVLEKCGFQWSGVQLHRFLALGSSTPVDCFRLSRSVWASLKSWSSARRVR, encoded by the coding sequence ATGTTGCAGGACTTTTCAAGCGTGACCTTGCAGGAGGCGAGACCCAGCGTCGTCGCCACCGAACGGCTGACCTTGCGGCGGCCGACCCTCGCCGACGTCAGGACCATCGCCCTCCTCGCCAACGACCGCCGCGTCGCCGAAAACACCAGGCGCCTCCCGCATCCCTATTCGCAGGACGACGCTATCGCCTTCGTCCGCGCCACCGCCGCGCCCGGCAGCGAGACGGTGTTCCTGATCGAGCATGACAGCGGCCCCATTGGCATGGTCGGCATCGACTGCTCGACGCCCGACAATGCCGAGCTCGGCTACTGGCTCGGCGTCGAGCATTGGGGCCGGGGCTTTGCCACCGAGGCCGCGCGCGGCGCGATCGACTTCTTCTTCGAGGAGTTCGAGGACGATCATCTCTATTCAGGTGCGCGCGTCACCAACCCGGCCTCGCGCAACGTGCTGGAGAAGTGCGGCTTCCAGTGGAGCGGCGTCCAGCTGCATCGCTTCCTGGCGCTGGGCTCGTCCACGCCCGTCGACTGCTTCCGCCTGTCACGCAGTGTGTGGGCGTCGCTGAAGAGCTGGAGCAGTGCGAGGCGGGTGAGGTAG
- a CDS encoding ROK family protein has translation MATDELVKTTTGIAHHGAERLPSVDIDSFNIEMKDEDGFIGDRASKGAFREILERWRKPLRKSGEDPFGKEPSDEISKKTLDAILVGDDTEAWAVVHSAIEDFAQELAYVTRRFLKSKAWAKTERIVVGGGFRDSRLGELAIARTEIILKSEDFKIDMMPIRHHPDEAGLIGALHLAPSWIFEAHDSILAVDIGGTNIRCGLVETSWKKAKDLSKAKVVKSELWRHADDEPTREGAVKRLTKMLKGLISEAEKEGFKLAPFIGIACPGVINADGSIEKGAQNLPGNWESSKFNLPASLLEGIPSIGEHDTAILMHNDGVVQGLSEVPFMQDVDRWGVLTIGTGLGNARFTNRRKDNGKDKDNGKDGDSTGNGKESGKKKGKGD, from the coding sequence ATGGCGACAGACGAGCTGGTCAAGACGACGACGGGCATCGCCCATCACGGGGCGGAGCGGTTGCCGTCGGTGGATATCGACAGCTTCAACATCGAGATGAAGGACGAGGACGGCTTCATCGGCGACCGCGCCAGCAAGGGCGCGTTCAGGGAGATCCTCGAGCGCTGGCGCAAGCCGCTGCGCAAGTCCGGCGAAGACCCGTTCGGCAAGGAGCCGTCGGACGAGATCAGCAAGAAGACGCTGGACGCCATCCTGGTCGGCGACGACACCGAGGCCTGGGCGGTGGTGCATAGCGCGATCGAGGACTTTGCCCAGGAGCTCGCTTACGTCACCCGCCGCTTCCTCAAGTCCAAGGCCTGGGCCAAGACCGAGCGCATCGTGGTCGGCGGCGGCTTTCGCGATTCCCGGCTCGGCGAGCTCGCGATCGCGCGCACCGAGATCATCCTCAAATCCGAGGACTTCAAGATCGACATGATGCCGATCCGCCATCATCCCGACGAAGCCGGCTTGATCGGCGCGTTGCATCTGGCGCCGTCGTGGATCTTCGAAGCCCATGACAGCATCCTCGCCGTCGATATCGGCGGCACCAACATCCGCTGTGGCCTGGTGGAGACCAGCTGGAAGAAGGCAAAAGACCTGTCGAAAGCCAAGGTCGTGAAGTCCGAGCTGTGGCGTCATGCCGACGACGAGCCGACGCGCGAAGGCGCGGTGAAGCGGCTCACCAAGATGCTGAAGGGGCTGATCAGCGAGGCCGAGAAGGAAGGCTTCAAGCTGGCGCCGTTCATCGGCATCGCCTGTCCCGGCGTGATCAACGCGGACGGCTCGATCGAGAAAGGCGCGCAGAACCTGCCGGGCAATTGGGAGAGCAGCAAGTTCAACCTGCCGGCGAGCCTGCTCGAGGGCATCCCTTCCATCGGCGAGCACGATACCGCGATCCTGATGCACAATGACGGCGTGGTTCAGGGCCTCTCCGAGGTGCCGTTCATGCAGGATGTCGATCGCTGGGGCGTGCTCACCATCGGCACTGGCCTCGGCAATGCCCGCTTCACCAACCGCCGCAAGGACAACGGCAAGGACAAGGATAACGGAAAAGACGGGGATTCCACGGGCAACGGGAAGGAATCCGGCAAGAAAAAGGGCAAGGGCGACTGA
- a CDS encoding DNA cytosine methyltransferase, with protein sequence MGRTRRLYGVELFAGAGGMSLGAKCAGVDVKVAVEMKPSACLTFAKNHPTTKLLAQDIREVTSFDLPKRDLPLVVFGGPPCQGFSTSNQRTRTRANPSNWLFLEFLRVVDLLGPEWLVFENVAGIVHTEGGYFLGRLESQLKSRGYRVSSALLNAADFGIPQRRTRFFLIGSREQSPPSLSPPGDPVATTVRDAIWDLPVLRNGSSKDVRPYRTQAVSAYSLALRGNRQTCSGHLVSRNADEIVARYPHIPQGGNWKDIPDDLMGSYFDKSRCHTGIYRRLSASEPSVVLGNFRKNMLIHPTQSRGLSVREAARIQSFPDNYQFCGSIGLQQQQVGNAVPPMLAQAVFAAISNSII encoded by the coding sequence GTGGGCAGGACCAGGCGGCTCTACGGCGTCGAGTTGTTCGCTGGAGCAGGGGGCATGTCGCTGGGCGCCAAGTGCGCCGGTGTAGACGTCAAGGTGGCGGTCGAGATGAAGCCGTCTGCATGCCTGACTTTTGCCAAGAACCACCCGACGACAAAGTTGCTCGCTCAAGATATCCGAGAAGTCACGAGTTTCGATCTTCCCAAGCGTGACCTGCCCCTCGTGGTCTTCGGAGGGCCGCCGTGCCAGGGATTTTCCACTTCGAATCAGCGGACGAGGACACGGGCAAATCCCAGCAATTGGCTCTTTCTCGAGTTTCTTCGCGTCGTGGATCTTCTCGGTCCCGAGTGGCTGGTCTTTGAAAATGTGGCCGGCATCGTCCACACCGAAGGGGGATACTTCCTCGGCCGGCTAGAATCGCAGCTGAAGTCCAGAGGATACCGCGTTTCTTCAGCGCTATTGAACGCGGCGGATTTTGGCATTCCGCAACGCAGAACTCGATTCTTTCTTATCGGATCCCGCGAGCAGAGTCCGCCGAGCCTGTCGCCCCCCGGCGATCCCGTCGCCACTACCGTTCGTGATGCGATTTGGGATTTGCCGGTTTTGCGTAACGGTAGCAGCAAGGATGTCCGCCCCTATCGAACACAAGCTGTTTCGGCATATTCACTCGCCCTTCGCGGAAATCGACAGACCTGCTCGGGCCACCTCGTAAGCAGAAATGCCGACGAGATCGTCGCGCGGTACCCCCATATCCCTCAAGGTGGCAATTGGAAGGATATTCCAGACGATCTGATGGGAAGCTATTTCGACAAGAGCCGTTGCCACACCGGCATCTACAGGCGTCTGTCGGCGTCGGAGCCATCGGTCGTTCTTGGCAATTTCAGGAAGAACATGCTAATTCACCCAACTCAAAGTCGCGGGCTATCGGTAAGAGAGGCGGCGCGAATCCAATCATTTCCAGACAATTACCAATTCTGCGGGTCCATCGGATTGCAGCAGCAGCAGGTCGGGAACGCTGTTCCCCCGATGTTGGCGCAGGCTGTGTTCGCCGCGATATCAAATTCGATCATATGA
- the rplU gene encoding 50S ribosomal protein L21: MFAVIKTGGRQYRVVPDDVLEVGKIEGEVGSIVQLNEVLLVGGDTPILGLPTVAGASVAVEVLDHKRGPKVIAFKKRRRKNSRRKRGYRDEITVLRISEILTDGAKPTKGPRPKREKVAKPETTTEEAAA, translated from the coding sequence ATGTTCGCAGTCATCAAAACCGGCGGCCGGCAGTACCGCGTCGTTCCGGATGATGTCCTGGAAGTAGGCAAGATCGAAGGCGAAGTCGGCTCGATCGTGCAGCTCAATGAAGTTCTCCTGGTCGGCGGCGACACGCCGATCCTGGGTCTGCCCACGGTCGCAGGCGCCTCCGTTGCGGTCGAGGTGCTCGACCACAAGCGCGGTCCCAAGGTCATCGCTTTCAAGAAGCGCCGCCGCAAGAACTCGCGCCGCAAGCGCGGCTATCGCGACGAGATCACCGTGCTGCGCATCTCGGAGATCCTCACCGACGGCGCCAAGCCCACCAAGGGGCCGCGTCCGAAGCGGGAGAAGGTCGCCAAGCCGGAGACCACGACCGAAGAGGCCGCCGCATAA